The following are from one region of the Cetobacterium somerae genome:
- a CDS encoding PTS sugar transporter subunit IIA gives MLNYFNIKMINIIDNKSVSKNEILKVMVSNMAENSDLISDKDIFYKEVLERENVGTTGIGMGVAIPHARTEVVKDIVVSVALLKRPVNFDSLDGEKVKIVLLVGAPKGESKKYLELLSSLAKIFRDKKIRESILESTTTECLIEAIAEIG, from the coding sequence GTGTTAAATTATTTTAATATAAAAATGATTAACATTATAGATAATAAATCTGTTTCAAAAAATGAGATATTAAAAGTAATGGTATCTAATATGGCTGAAAATAGTGATTTGATTTCTGATAAAGATATATTCTATAAAGAAGTTTTAGAGAGAGAAAATGTTGGAACTACAGGGATTGGAATGGGTGTTGCAATTCCTCATGCAAGAACAGAAGTAGTAAAAGACATTGTGGTATCAGTTGCATTATTAAAAAGACCTGTAAATTTTGATTCATTAGACGGAGAAAAAGTTAAAATAGTACTCTTAGTTGGAGCACCAAAAGGTGAAAGTAAAAAATATTTAGAATTACTTTCATCATTAGCTAAAATTTTTAGAGATAAAAAAATTAGAGAAAGTATTTTAGAAAGTACAACAACAGAATGTTTAATTGAAGCAATTGCGGAGATTGGCTAA
- the lpxK gene encoding tetraacyldisaccharide 4'-kinase: MRLLSYIYFLITSIRNWLYDKRYLKINEIPDVDILCIGNITVGGTGKTPAVQFFAKKLLKMGRKVAIVSRGYRGKRKIDPLVVSDGKKILVTSKESGDEPYIHALNLKTPVIVGRNRYEACKLAVEKFGVDTIILDDGFQHRKLKRNRDIVLIDATNPFGWGALLPKGTLREDFQKGGERASEFIITKSDLISESDLETLKRFLKVKFKKSVSVAKHGVTSLCDIKGNAKPLFWVAGKRVLLFSGLANPLNFEKTVISLNPEYIERVDFMDHHDFKEKDFDVIKKRAKAMDADFIITTEKDLVKLPKGLEMDNLFVLKIEFTMLEDNSLKGFGEINEK; this comes from the coding sequence ATGAGACTTTTATCGTATATATATTTTTTAATAACCTCAATACGAAATTGGCTTTACGATAAAAGGTATCTTAAAATAAATGAGATACCAGATGTTGATATTTTATGTATAGGGAATATAACTGTTGGAGGTACTGGAAAAACTCCAGCAGTTCAATTCTTTGCAAAAAAACTTCTGAAAATGGGGAGAAAAGTTGCTATAGTATCAAGAGGATATAGAGGAAAAAGAAAAATTGATCCCTTAGTAGTAAGCGATGGGAAAAAAATATTAGTTACATCTAAAGAGAGTGGAGACGAACCTTATATTCATGCTTTAAATTTAAAGACGCCTGTTATAGTAGGAAGAAATAGATATGAGGCTTGTAAATTAGCAGTAGAAAAGTTTGGAGTAGACACAATAATACTAGATGATGGGTTTCAACATAGAAAATTAAAGAGAAATAGAGATATTGTATTGATTGATGCGACAAATCCCTTTGGATGGGGTGCGTTATTACCTAAAGGTACTTTAAGAGAGGACTTTCAAAAAGGTGGAGAAAGAGCAAGTGAGTTTATAATAACGAAATCCGATTTAATATCAGAAAGTGATTTAGAGACATTGAAAAGATTTTTAAAAGTGAAGTTTAAGAAGTCAGTTTCAGTTGCTAAACACGGAGTGACTTCGTTATGTGATATAAAAGGAAATGCAAAACCGTTATTTTGGGTAGCAGGTAAGAGAGTCCTTCTTTTTTCAGGACTTGCAAATCCACTTAATTTTGAAAAGACAGTAATTTCTTTAAATCCAGAATACATAGAAAGAGTAGATTTTATGGATCACCATGATTTTAAAGAGAAAGACTTTGATGTTATAAAAAAAAGAGCGAAAGCAATGGATGCAGATTTTATAATAACAACAGAAAAAGATTTAGTAAAACTTCCGAAAGGATTAGAAATGGACAATTTATTTGTTCTTAAAATTGAATTTACAATGTTAGAAGATAATAGTTTAAAAGGATTTGGTGAAATAAATGAAAAGTAG
- the smc gene encoding chromosome segregation protein SMC yields the protein MYLKGVEIYGFKSFGERIRIDFDGGITSIVGPNGSGKSNILDGILWVLGEQSYKNIRAKESKDIIFSGGEGKKPANYAEVSLFIDNRDNFFPIEADSIKITRKMSQNGDNDYLINDKKVRLKDIGELFLDTGVGKSAYSVIGQGKVERIISSSNKEIKSIIEEAAGVKKFQQKKMESEKRLEKVQNELEKIELVLNEIGENRTRVEKQSKKAIEYLSLKDEKNILQKGVLTFDLNSKDEILKSGEKEQERLTTITSTLEDELKKLEIELNLIENRRKELYSKIENFSESNTSLKSEIEALEKEEIRVRERITSYTRELKQKEEEIIFVERTIESKDQILVKLKEEKERVKERVLDIETKNKEFEKSIEEKETNKRDKEISIELKKRKIMDLEVEKLKLLNEIESSTRRMKGSEFKISSLKEEKEGFDKKIEENSKELEKALKNKELKQKELKETEERQIKLEQEISDLSRDMNKAAELVRNAEFEEKRASAKLQALYRVQESNEGFYKGVKEVLNAKISGVEGAVISLITVPENYQKAIEAAIPGNLQDIVVTTSEVAKKGIEVLKEKKAGRASFLALDTIKVGSIKDVPKKEGVIGRASDLVTVDKKYSKVLDMLLGNILVVTEADVALKILKENSYSGNIVTLSGELLSSRGRITGGENSNSIVAQIFERKKEIKTLEDSTREMSSKLKDWNEKIQVMSKKLEKYEDEIGGIDALEDSLRKQSKIAEELYLDLKSRSEKLEKEKRVVDIEIQEEENYSKEYAKRVENSQSEKEITEKIVSDLKNELDNENSTIQILNTEINDLRNKFSDIRILYLNSKDRFIQIEKEEEKEKNDQREQQEKKDKISNILIEIKKELEKLEEKAHTIAEDIKNKNIKFENENQELKDMKKEDHILEEKSKDMIKNSREIETTLFKEKEILNRELERKERISREIEEILIQLEELVEVEEYSLKEEDIKTSRTKVRELELKLRGFESVNLLSIEEFKELDNKYKFIDLQREDLVKGEKSLSLLIKEIDQTIEEKFYEAYEEINKNFNEMCIETLDNSEGKLSLHNGEDFQNCGVEISVKYKNKKRQALSLLSGGEKSMVAIAFIMAIFMYKPSPFTFLDEIEAALDEKNTRKLIGKLKEFTDRSQFILITHNKETMKASDSLYGVTMNKKIGISKLVQVKI from the coding sequence ATGTACTTAAAAGGTGTAGAAATTTATGGATTTAAGTCTTTCGGTGAAAGAATAAGAATAGATTTTGATGGAGGGATAACCTCTATTGTTGGACCAAATGGAAGTGGAAAGTCAAATATATTAGATGGAATATTATGGGTTTTAGGTGAACAATCTTATAAAAATATAAGAGCTAAAGAGAGTAAAGATATTATATTTTCTGGTGGAGAGGGAAAAAAACCTGCAAATTATGCAGAAGTTTCTCTTTTTATAGATAATAGAGATAATTTTTTTCCAATTGAAGCGGATAGTATAAAAATTACAAGAAAAATGTCTCAAAATGGAGATAATGATTATTTAATCAATGACAAAAAAGTTAGATTAAAAGATATCGGAGAACTATTTCTAGATACTGGAGTTGGAAAAAGTGCTTATTCTGTAATAGGACAAGGAAAAGTAGAAAGAATAATTTCATCTTCAAATAAAGAGATTAAAAGTATAATAGAAGAAGCAGCAGGAGTAAAGAAGTTTCAGCAGAAAAAAATGGAGTCTGAAAAAAGATTAGAAAAAGTTCAAAATGAACTTGAGAAAATAGAATTAGTTTTAAATGAAATTGGTGAAAATAGAACAAGAGTTGAAAAGCAATCTAAAAAAGCCATTGAATATTTATCTCTAAAAGATGAAAAAAATATTTTACAAAAAGGAGTTTTAACATTTGATTTAAACTCTAAAGATGAAATATTAAAATCAGGAGAGAAAGAGCAAGAACGATTAACAACAATAACTTCAACATTAGAAGATGAGTTAAAAAAGTTAGAAATAGAACTTAATCTAATAGAAAATAGAAGAAAAGAGTTATACTCTAAAATAGAAAATTTTTCTGAGAGTAACACTTCTTTAAAATCAGAAATTGAGGCACTAGAAAAGGAAGAGATAAGAGTTAGAGAAAGAATAACATCTTATACAAGAGAGTTAAAACAAAAAGAAGAAGAGATAATTTTTGTAGAAAGAACTATAGAATCTAAAGACCAAATATTAGTAAAACTAAAAGAAGAAAAAGAGAGAGTAAAAGAAAGAGTTTTAGATATTGAGACGAAAAATAAAGAGTTTGAAAAATCTATCGAAGAAAAAGAAACGAATAAAAGAGATAAAGAGATTAGTATTGAATTAAAAAAGAGAAAAATAATGGATTTAGAAGTTGAAAAGTTAAAACTTTTAAACGAAATTGAAAGTTCTACAAGAAGAATGAAAGGTAGTGAATTCAAGATTTCATCTTTAAAAGAGGAGAAAGAGGGATTCGATAAAAAAATAGAAGAAAACTCAAAAGAGTTAGAAAAAGCTTTAAAAAATAAAGAATTAAAGCAAAAAGAATTAAAAGAAACAGAAGAGAGACAGATAAAATTAGAGCAAGAGATCAGTGATTTAAGTAGAGATATGAATAAAGCTGCTGAATTAGTAAGGAATGCTGAATTTGAAGAAAAAAGAGCTTCAGCTAAACTTCAAGCTCTTTATAGAGTTCAAGAAAGTAATGAAGGATTTTATAAAGGTGTAAAAGAGGTTTTAAATGCTAAGATATCAGGAGTAGAAGGGGCAGTTATATCATTAATAACTGTACCAGAAAATTATCAAAAGGCGATAGAAGCTGCAATTCCAGGTAACTTACAAGATATAGTTGTAACAACAAGTGAGGTAGCTAAAAAAGGAATAGAAGTTTTAAAAGAAAAAAAAGCTGGAAGAGCTTCATTTTTAGCTTTAGATACAATTAAAGTTGGTTCAATAAAAGATGTTCCTAAAAAAGAGGGCGTTATAGGAAGAGCTTCAGATTTAGTAACTGTAGATAAAAAATATAGTAAAGTATTAGATATGTTATTAGGAAATATTTTAGTTGTAACAGAGGCAGATGTTGCTTTAAAAATATTAAAAGAAAATAGTTATAGCGGAAATATAGTAACCCTTTCTGGTGAACTATTAAGTTCTAGAGGAAGAATAACAGGTGGAGAAAATTCAAACTCTATTGTTGCTCAGATTTTTGAAAGAAAAAAAGAGATTAAAACTTTAGAAGATAGCACAAGAGAGATGTCATCTAAATTAAAGGATTGGAATGAAAAAATTCAAGTTATGAGTAAAAAACTTGAGAAGTACGAAGATGAAATAGGTGGAATTGACGCACTAGAAGATAGTCTAAGAAAACAATCTAAAATAGCAGAAGAGTTATACTTAGATTTAAAATCAAGAAGTGAAAAGCTAGAAAAGGAAAAAAGAGTAGTAGATATTGAGATTCAAGAAGAGGAAAATTATAGTAAAGAGTATGCTAAAAGAGTTGAAAACTCTCAAAGTGAAAAAGAGATAACTGAAAAAATAGTATCAGATTTAAAAAATGAATTAGATAATGAAAATTCTACAATTCAAATTTTAAATACAGAGATAAATGATTTAAGAAATAAATTTTCAGATATAAGAATACTATATTTAAATAGTAAAGATAGATTTATCCAAATTGAAAAAGAAGAAGAAAAAGAAAAGAATGATCAAAGAGAGCAACAGGAGAAAAAGGATAAAATATCAAATATTTTAATAGAAATAAAAAAAGAACTTGAAAAATTAGAAGAAAAGGCTCATACTATAGCAGAAGATATAAAAAATAAAAATATAAAGTTTGAAAATGAAAATCAAGAACTAAAAGATATGAAGAAAGAGGATCATATTTTAGAAGAAAAATCAAAAGATATGATAAAAAATTCAAGAGAAATTGAAACAACTTTATTCAAAGAAAAAGAAATTTTAAATAGAGAACTAGAAAGAAAGGAGCGTATTTCTAGAGAGATTGAAGAGATTTTAATTCAATTAGAAGAGTTAGTAGAAGTTGAAGAATACTCATTAAAAGAGGAAGATATAAAAACTTCAAGAACAAAAGTAAGAGAGTTAGAATTAAAATTAAGAGGTTTTGAATCTGTAAATTTACTTTCAATTGAAGAGTTCAAAGAGTTGGATAATAAATATAAGTTTATTGATTTACAAAGAGAAGATTTAGTAAAAGGAGAAAAAAGTCTATCTCTTTTAATAAAAGAAATTGATCAAACAATAGAAGAAAAATTCTATGAGGCTTATGAGGAGATAAATAAAAACTTTAATGAGATGTGTATAGAAACATTGGATAACTCAGAAGGTAAATTATCACTTCATAATGGAGAAGATTTCCAAAATTGTGGTGTTGAAATATCAGTAAAATATAAAAATAAAAAAAGACAAGCTCTTTCACTACTTTCTGGTGGAGAAAAGTCAATGGTTGCAATAGCATTTATAATGGCAATATTTATGTATAAACCTAGTCCATTTACATTTTTAGATGAGATTGAGGCTGCTCTTGATGAAAAAAATACTAGAAAATTAATTGGAAAATTAAAAGAGTTTACTGATAGATCTCAATTTATTTTAATAACTCATAATAAAGAAACTATGAAGGCATCAGATTCTCTATATGGAGTAACAATGAATAAAAAAATAGGAATTTCTAAATTAGTTCAAGTAAAAATTTAG
- a CDS encoding XTP/dITP diphosphatase — translation MKIFLATGNKKKIDEMSKILSGLDFEILSIKDGIEIPEVIEDGDTFEENSKKKALEIAKFTNMITISDDSGLCVEALNGEPGVYSARYAGEDGNDSANNKKLIENLQGIENRKAKFVTVITLGKPNGEYHSFRGEIEGVIIDEARGKDGFGYDPHFYLPEYDKTFAEMPEIKNQISHRAKALEALKNGIDKILNIG, via the coding sequence ATGAAAATATTTTTAGCCACAGGAAATAAGAAAAAAATAGATGAGATGTCAAAAATTTTATCTGGATTAGATTTTGAAATACTTTCTATAAAAGATGGAATAGAAATTCCTGAGGTTATAGAAGATGGAGATACTTTTGAAGAAAATTCTAAAAAGAAGGCATTAGAAATAGCAAAATTTACAAACATGATCACAATTTCAGATGATTCAGGTCTTTGTGTTGAAGCTTTAAATGGTGAGCCTGGAGTTTACTCTGCTAGATACGCTGGAGAAGATGGAAATGATTCAGCAAATAATAAAAAACTAATAGAGAACTTACAAGGGATAGAGAATAGAAAAGCAAAATTCGTGACTGTGATAACTTTAGGAAAACCAAATGGAGAGTATCACTCTTTTAGAGGTGAAATAGAGGGAGTAATTATAGATGAGGCTAGAGGAAAAGATGGCTTTGGATATGATCCTCATTTCTATTTACCAGAGTATGATAAAACATTTGCTGAGATGCCTGAAATAAAAAATCAAATTAGCCATAGAGCAAAAGCTTTAGAAGCTTTAAAAAATGGAATTGATAAAATATTAAATATAGGCTAA
- the rph gene encoding ribonuclease PH, giving the protein MIRLDGRKTNEKREVKITRNYTMYAEGCVLIEIGNTKVICTATVVEKVPPFLKNQGKGWITAEYSMLPRATGERNQREAAKGKLGGRTMEIQRLIGRALRACIDLEKLGERTITIDCDVIQADGGTRTTSITGGFIALEMAMRRLMEKGLLAENPIIANIAAISVGTVKGTPVLDLMYTEDSEAEVDMNVIMNDKGEFVEIQGTGEEATFSRKELNELLDLAEKGIYELIDIQRKEIEEEFSK; this is encoded by the coding sequence ATGATAAGATTAGACGGAAGAAAAACAAATGAAAAAAGAGAAGTAAAGATTACTAGAAACTACACTATGTATGCTGAAGGGTGTGTTTTAATAGAAATTGGAAATACAAAAGTTATTTGTACTGCAACAGTTGTAGAAAAGGTACCACCTTTTTTAAAAAATCAAGGTAAAGGATGGATAACAGCTGAATATTCAATGTTACCAAGAGCAACAGGAGAGAGAAATCAAAGAGAAGCTGCTAAAGGAAAACTTGGTGGAAGAACAATGGAGATTCAAAGACTTATAGGAAGAGCTTTAAGAGCTTGTATTGATCTTGAGAAATTAGGAGAAAGAACAATAACTATCGATTGTGATGTAATCCAAGCAGATGGTGGAACAAGAACTACATCAATTACAGGTGGATTTATAGCGTTAGAAATGGCTATGAGAAGACTTATGGAGAAAGGTCTATTAGCAGAAAATCCGATTATAGCTAACATTGCAGCAATATCTGTTGGAACTGTAAAAGGAACTCCAGTACTTGATTTAATGTATACTGAAGATTCAGAGGCAGAAGTAGATATGAATGTAATTATGAATGATAAAGGAGAGTTTGTAGAGATTCAGGGAACTGGAGAAGAAGCAACTTTCTCAAGAAAAGAGTTAAACGAGTTATTAGATTTAGCTGAAAAAGGGATTTATGAGTTAATAGATATCCAAAGAAAAGAGATAGAGGAGGAGTTTTCTAAGTAA
- a CDS encoding ABC transporter ATP-binding protein, with product MEKINELDRKIMGFFKNKSLKTFLKYSLKYKTAMLGVILLSTVTSLMSAVPAWLSKYLIDDVLVKKNAKMMMIVIGAIFASTILKVITNYFADISSGYITEKIRRDIKIDVFSHLQRLPIAYFKQNKLGDLMARLSGDSTTLGRIGFMLFDMLKEFVTVVALLFRMFQVDFVLALISLTVLPAILSMVKKYTKKIRKSGRVRQDTVGDVTAFVQEALSGISVIKGFNRSDKIIDKYMDVTQEEFDKIYKTTKIKAKISPINEVLATIMILLVAGYGGYQIIVIQSMTPGDLISFITAIGLMQQPLKTLIKRNSELQEALPSADRVIEILDVELEPDHIGEDVKEVPDTIKTIDFNNVDFRYDDGDEKVLKNFNLNVKAGEVVALVGKSGSGKTTLVNLLPRYYDITSGSIKINGIDIREMSLQKYRNHIGIVPQETFLFSGTIGENIGFGKDNVSKDEIINAAKMANAYNFIMELPNQFETEVGERGVLLSGGQKQRLAIARALIQNPSIMILDEATSALDTESERLVQEALDTLMKGRTTFVIAHRLSTIINADKIVVMENGEIKEVGTHQKLLENNGIYRKLYEIQFGKIEPIETVDLIENQKLEELEQYI from the coding sequence ATGGAAAAAATTAATGAATTAGATAGGAAAATAATGGGGTTTTTTAAAAATAAATCTTTAAAAACTTTCTTAAAATATAGTTTGAAATATAAAACAGCTATGTTAGGAGTAATATTATTATCTACTGTAACATCTTTGATGAGTGCGGTACCTGCGTGGCTAAGTAAATATTTAATAGATGATGTTTTAGTAAAGAAAAATGCAAAAATGATGATGATTGTTATTGGAGCTATTTTTGCATCTACTATTTTGAAAGTTATAACAAACTATTTTGCAGATATTTCATCAGGATATATAACAGAAAAGATAAGAAGAGATATAAAAATAGATGTATTTTCACATTTGCAAAGATTACCAATAGCATATTTTAAACAAAATAAGCTAGGGGATTTGATGGCTAGACTTTCAGGTGATTCAACAACTCTTGGAAGAATAGGATTTATGCTATTTGATATGTTAAAAGAGTTTGTAACTGTTGTTGCTCTTTTATTTAGAATGTTTCAAGTTGACTTTGTATTAGCATTAATATCGCTAACTGTTTTACCAGCAATACTTTCTATGGTAAAAAAATATACAAAGAAAATTAGAAAATCGGGAAGAGTTAGACAAGATACAGTTGGAGATGTAACTGCTTTTGTTCAAGAAGCTTTATCCGGAATATCAGTTATAAAAGGTTTTAATAGAAGTGATAAAATTATTGATAAATATATGGATGTAACTCAAGAAGAGTTTGATAAAATATATAAAACGACAAAAATAAAAGCTAAGATATCACCTATAAATGAAGTTTTAGCAACAATAATGATTTTATTAGTGGCAGGTTATGGTGGATATCAAATAATTGTTATTCAAAGTATGACACCAGGAGATTTAATATCTTTTATAACTGCAATAGGACTTATGCAGCAACCACTAAAAACTTTAATTAAAAGAAATAGTGAATTACAAGAGGCTTTACCATCTGCGGATAGAGTTATTGAAATTTTGGATGTAGAATTAGAGCCAGATCATATAGGAGAAGATGTAAAAGAAGTACCAGATACTATAAAGACAATTGACTTTAATAACGTTGACTTTAGGTATGACGATGGAGATGAAAAAGTATTAAAAAACTTTAATTTAAATGTTAAAGCAGGAGAAGTAGTTGCTTTAGTAGGAAAAAGTGGAAGTGGAAAAACAACTTTAGTAAATCTATTACCAAGATACTATGATATAACTTCAGGAAGTATAAAAATAAATGGTATTGATATAAGAGAGATGTCGTTACAAAAGTATAGAAACCATATTGGAATAGTACCACAAGAAACTTTCTTATTTAGTGGAACTATTGGTGAAAATATTGGTTTTGGAAAAGATAATGTCTCAAAAGATGAAATAATAAATGCTGCTAAAATGGCAAATGCATATAACTTTATAATGGAATTACCAAATCAATTTGAAACAGAGGTTGGAGAAAGAGGTGTTCTTTTATCAGGTGGACAAAAGCAAAGGCTTGCAATAGCTAGAGCACTAATTCAAAATCCAAGTATTATGATACTTGATGAGGCAACATCGGCTTTGGACACAGAATCTGAAAGATTAGTTCAAGAAGCTTTAGATACTCTGATGAAGGGGAGAACAACATTTGTTATAGCTCATAGATTATCTACGATAATAAATGCTGATAAAATAGTTGTAATGGAAAATGGAGAAATAAAAGAGGTAGGAACACATCAAAAATTACTAGAAAATAACGGAATATACAGAAAACTTTACGAGATTCAGTTTGGAAAAATAGAACCTATAGAAACAGTAGATTTAATTGAAAACCAAAAACTTGAAGAGTTAGAACAGTATATATAG
- the lpxB gene encoding lipid-A-disaccharide synthase, which yields MKIFVSTGEVSGDLHLSYLVKEAKDLDKNVEFYGVAGKHSKNAGVNIIQDIDELAIMGFTEAIKKYSYLKNKAEEYLDFIKRENIKKVIMVDYGGFNLKFLELLKREIKDVEIFYYIPPKLWIWGEKRIDKLKLADHIMVIFPWEVDFYKKHNVNAIYYGNPFTERYKKVDRTGNKILLLPGSRKQEIKSLMPDFINLVKRNPNEKYLLKLSSKEHLKWIDENLTDLTNLEVCYDISLNNSVRDSKIAIAASGTVTLELALLGIPTIVVYKTNFINYFIAKYILKVGFVSLPNLTLNEEVFPELLQKKCNSVEIEKSMKTVLENLDSVQEKIQRIREKLSGVDITKRYAEFLLKGK from the coding sequence ATGAAAATATTTGTTTCTACAGGAGAGGTGTCAGGAGATTTACACCTATCTTATTTAGTAAAAGAAGCTAAAGATTTAGATAAAAATGTAGAGTTTTATGGAGTTGCCGGTAAACACTCTAAAAATGCAGGAGTCAATATAATACAAGATATTGATGAATTAGCAATTATGGGATTTACTGAAGCGATAAAAAAATATAGTTATTTAAAAAATAAAGCTGAAGAATATCTTGATTTTATAAAAAGAGAAAATATAAAAAAAGTTATTATGGTAGATTATGGTGGGTTTAATCTGAAATTTTTAGAGCTACTGAAAAGAGAGATTAAAGACGTTGAAATTTTTTACTATATTCCTCCAAAACTTTGGATTTGGGGAGAAAAAAGAATTGATAAATTGAAATTAGCTGACCATATTATGGTTATTTTTCCCTGGGAAGTTGATTTTTATAAAAAGCATAATGTAAATGCGATATATTACGGTAATCCATTTACAGAAAGATACAAAAAAGTAGATCGAACTGGAAATAAAATTTTACTACTTCCAGGTAGTAGAAAACAAGAAATAAAATCTTTAATGCCTGATTTTATAAATCTTGTAAAAAGAAATCCAAATGAAAAATATCTTCTAAAACTTTCTTCAAAAGAACATTTAAAGTGGATTGATGAAAATTTAACAGATTTAACTAACTTAGAAGTTTGTTATGATATATCTTTGAATAATAGTGTAAGAGATAGTAAGATAGCTATAGCTGCATCGGGAACAGTAACTTTAGAATTAGCTTTATTGGGCATTCCTACAATAGTTGTTTACAAAACTAATTTTATAAATTATTTTATAGCTAAATATATCTTAAAAGTTGGGTTTGTATCTTTACCAAATTTAACTTTAAATGAAGAGGTTTTTCCTGAGTTATTACAAAAAAAATGTAACTCTGTGGAAATAGAAAAAAGTATGAAAACTGTTTTAGAAAATTTAGACTCTGTTCAAGAAAAAATTCAACGAATAAGAGAGAAGCTTTCTGGAGTAGATATTACAAAAAGATATGCTGAATTTTTATTGAAAGGAAAATAA
- a CDS encoding LpxI family protein translates to MKKVGIIVGNGKLPLYFLKEAEAKGIEVYLIGLFDTIEEDIKKHKNYRNFNIGEIGEITKYLLLNDIKEVVMLGKVEKSILFQQMKLDYFGEKLMEKLPDKKDETLLFGVISFLRLNKIKVLPQNHLLGDMMFKEKCYTGNTLSQEDKKTIEVGIEAAKALSEVDAGQTVVCKNSSVVALEGIEGTDKTIERAGKYAGEGCIIIKMARPQQDMRVDIPAVGIETVKRAIQIKAKGIVAEANKMLFLDMKDCIDLAEKNNIFIIGVKI, encoded by the coding sequence ATGAAAAAAGTTGGAATAATAGTAGGTAACGGTAAGTTACCTCTATATTTCCTTAAGGAAGCGGAAGCTAAAGGGATAGAGGTATACTTAATAGGACTTTTTGATACAATTGAAGAAGATATAAAGAAACATAAAAACTATAGAAACTTCAATATAGGAGAAATAGGAGAGATAACAAAATATTTATTATTAAATGATATAAAAGAAGTTGTGATGCTTGGAAAAGTAGAAAAATCAATTTTATTCCAACAAATGAAATTAGATTACTTTGGAGAGAAATTAATGGAGAAATTACCAGATAAAAAAGATGAAACTTTATTGTTTGGTGTAATATCATTTTTAAGACTAAATAAAATAAAAGTATTACCTCAGAATCATTTGTTGGGAGATATGATGTTTAAGGAGAAATGTTATACTGGAAATACACTTTCTCAAGAAGATAAAAAAACAATAGAAGTTGGAATAGAAGCGGCTAAAGCGCTTAGTGAAGTAGATGCAGGGCAAACAGTTGTTTGTAAAAATTCATCAGTTGTAGCGTTAGAGGGAATCGAAGGGACAGATAAAACAATAGAAAGAGCTGGAAAGTATGCAGGCGAGGGATGTATAATTATAAAAATGGCAAGACCTCAGCAAGATATGAGAGTTGATATTCCCGCAGTAGGAATAGAAACAGTAAAAAGAGCTATACAAATAAAAGCTAAGGGAATTGTAGCTGAAGCAAATAAGATGTTATTTTTAGATATGAAAGATTGCATAGATTTAGCAGAAAAAAATAATATCTTTATTATTGGAGTGAAAATATGA
- the lpxA gene encoding acyl-ACP--UDP-N-acetylglucosamine O-acyltransferase produces the protein MTEIHSTAIVEDGAILEPGVKIGPFCIVGKDVKIGKNTVLQSHVVVEGITEIGENNIIYSFVSIGKASQDLKYKGEPTKTIIGDNNSIREFVTIHRGTDDRWETRIGSNNLLMAYVHVAHDVIVGDNCILANGVTLAGHVTVDDFAIIGGLTPVHQFCRIGSYSMTGGGSAINQDICPFVMAEGNKAVIRGLNTVGLRRKGFTEEDRSNLKKAYRIIFRNGNPLKDALVELENEFPEDKNIKYLVEFIKTSNRGITR, from the coding sequence GTGACTGAAATTCATAGCACTGCTATAGTTGAGGATGGAGCAATACTGGAACCGGGAGTAAAGATAGGTCCTTTCTGTATAGTGGGAAAAGACGTAAAGATTGGAAAAAATACAGTATTACAATCTCATGTTGTAGTTGAAGGAATAACTGAAATAGGAGAAAATAACATAATCTATTCTTTTGTTTCTATTGGAAAAGCTTCACAAGATTTAAAATATAAAGGTGAACCAACAAAAACTATAATTGGAGATAACAATAGCATTAGAGAGTTTGTAACAATTCACAGAGGAACAGATGATAGATGGGAAACAAGAATTGGAAGCAACAACTTGCTAATGGCATATGTGCATGTTGCTCATGATGTAATAGTGGGAGATAACTGTATACTAGCAAACGGAGTTACTTTGGCTGGACATGTAACAGTTGATGATTTTGCCATAATAGGTGGATTAACACCAGTGCATCAATTCTGTAGAATAGGTTCTTACTCTATGACTGGTGGAGGAAGTGCAATAAACCAAGATATTTGTCCGTTTGTTATGGCTGAAGGAAACAAAGCCGTTATAAGAGGATTAAATACAGTAGGACTTAGAAGAAAAGGATTTACAGAAGAGGATCGTTCAAATTTGAAAAAAGCATATAGAATTATTTTTAGAAATGGAAATCCATTAAAAGATGCTTTAGTTGAGCTTGAAAATGAATTCCCTGAGGATAAAAATATAAAGTATCTTGTAGAATTTATAAAGACTAGTAATAGGGGGATTACAAGATAA